The Staphylococcus carnosus genome has a segment encoding these proteins:
- a CDS encoding alpha/beta hydrolase, which produces MAWMQVNYNSEVLGKEQRFMAMLPEDPSQFQTDEAPKQLPVLLLLHGLSSDETSYLRFTSLERYAKDNGIAVIMPAGDHSGYANMAYGHSYYDYVLEVFDYALQIFPLSKRREDHFIAGHSMGGYGTIKYALTQGDRFSKATPLSAVFSPQFLMEIDWNDFSGKAILGEKESGDGTVLDPYYLVEQALENNKTIPELLIMCGTEDDLYQDNLDFIHFLDEKNVSYQFVDGPGIHDYAYWDKAIQYALEWFAGKEHQ; this is translated from the coding sequence ATGGCATGGATGCAAGTCAATTATAATTCAGAAGTATTAGGAAAAGAGCAGCGATTCATGGCGATGCTGCCAGAAGATCCATCTCAATTTCAGACAGATGAAGCACCAAAACAACTGCCTGTATTATTATTACTGCATGGTTTATCAAGTGATGAAACATCTTACTTGAGATTTACAAGTTTGGAACGTTACGCAAAAGATAATGGTATTGCAGTGATAATGCCAGCAGGCGATCACAGTGGTTATGCCAATATGGCATATGGTCATAGTTATTATGATTATGTATTAGAGGTTTTTGATTATGCACTGCAAATTTTCCCATTATCAAAACGTCGTGAGGATCACTTTATTGCAGGTCATTCAATGGGTGGTTACGGTACAATCAAGTACGCCTTAACGCAAGGTGACCGCTTTAGTAAAGCAACACCATTATCTGCAGTATTTTCACCTCAATTCTTAATGGAAATTGATTGGAATGATTTCTCAGGCAAAGCTATTTTAGGTGAAAAAGAGAGTGGCGATGGGACAGTACTTGATCCTTATTATCTTGTTGAACAAGCACTAGAGAATAATAAAACAATCCCAGAACTCTTAATAATGTGTGGTACAGAAGATGACTTATATCAAGATAATTTAGATTTCATTCATTTCTTAGATGAGAAAAATGTTTCATATCAATTTGTAGATGGACCAGGCATTCATGATTATGCTTATTGGGACAAAGCGATTCAATACGCATTAGAATGGTTTGCTGGAAAAGAACATCAATAA
- a CDS encoding TetR/AcrR family transcriptional regulator, protein MAGRPKDPKINTRIYEELGKLLDKQPYSTITIDELAENTQISKATIYRRWKDKDTMIIDMFLNEAHGTSEIKGDFFNDLYALLLKMTRIYTRPLGKAVIQILLTNSENELRNHFMVDYFNEYRQLLRSIASTRIPEDQQDIFIDLIFSPIYFNILIKPETLTDEYIHDMLTTVIRSYIPDGSF, encoded by the coding sequence ATGGCAGGAAGACCAAAAGATCCTAAAATCAACACACGTATTTATGAGGAGTTAGGGAAACTCTTAGATAAACAACCTTATTCGACAATTACCATCGATGAACTCGCAGAAAACACTCAAATTTCTAAAGCAACTATTTATCGTCGTTGGAAAGATAAAGACACAATGATTATTGATATGTTTTTAAATGAAGCACATGGTACCTCTGAAATAAAAGGAGACTTTTTCAATGACTTATATGCTTTACTACTTAAAATGACACGAATATATACACGTCCGCTCGGTAAAGCAGTGATTCAAATTTTGCTGACTAACAGTGAAAATGAATTGCGCAATCATTTTATGGTAGATTATTTCAATGAGTACAGACAATTATTACGTTCCATTGCCAGCACGCGCATTCCAGAAGATCAGCAAGATATTTTTATCGATTTGATATTCTCTCCTATCTATTTCAACATTTTAATCAAACCTGAAACTTTAACAGACGAGTATATTCATGACATGTTAACAACAGTGATTCGTTCATATATTCCTGACGGATCATTTTAA
- a CDS encoding DUF3147 family protein → MKMLFVKFLAGGASVALSYIVSVIIPWKEFGGIFAVFPAVFLISLIMSGVQFGDKVASHVSRGAVFGMTGVLFNILATWFMLIWTNDWILSIIVGVIVWFLSAIIIFEIVEKISHMKRGH, encoded by the coding sequence ATGAAAATGTTATTTGTAAAATTCCTAGCAGGCGGTGCATCAGTAGCACTAAGTTATATTGTTTCCGTAATAATACCATGGAAAGAATTCGGCGGAATTTTCGCAGTGTTCCCGGCTGTATTTCTTATTTCACTTATTATGTCCGGTGTGCAATTCGGTGATAAAGTCGCTTCACATGTAAGTCGCGGTGCGGTATTCGGTATGACTGGTGTGTTATTTAATATTTTAGCCACTTGGTTTATGCTTATTTGGACAAATGATTGGATTTTAAGTATCATAGTGGGCGTTATAGTTTGGTTCTTAAGCGCTATCATCATTTTTGAAATAGTGGAAAAAATTTCACATATGAAACGAGGTCATTAA
- a CDS encoding DUF3147 family protein: MFGISLASLIIRFVFGGLAVALATVISEKLGGKLGGIFSTFPAVYLAALVTLAVDFRGQSLIQESIHLSSGAVIGIVGCIISVALTAYAVQKIGFRRGAIFSVVSWFILSCLILALKHI, from the coding sequence ATGTTTGGTATTTCTTTAGCAAGTTTGATCATTCGCTTTGTCTTCGGTGGTTTAGCTGTTGCATTAGCAACTGTTATTTCTGAAAAACTCGGCGGCAAACTTGGCGGTATCTTTTCTACTTTTCCAGCTGTCTACTTAGCAGCTTTAGTTACACTTGCTGTAGATTTTAGAGGTCAAAGTCTCATCCAAGAATCGATTCACCTCAGTTCAGGTGCTGTTATCGGTATAGTTGGTTGTATTATCAGTGTGGCACTTACTGCTTATGCGGTTCAAAAAATCGGTTTTAGACGCGGTGCTATCTTCTCTGTAGTTAGCTGGTTTATCTTATCTTGCCTTATTTTGGCACTTAAACATATTTAA
- the lrgB gene encoding antiholin-like protein LrgB, with translation MIEHLGINTPYFGILLSVIPFLIATYFFKKTNGFFLLAPLFVSMVVGIVFLKATGISYANYKIGGDIINFFLEPATICFAIPLYKKRDVLKKYWAKIFGGIALGTVAALFGIYAVAKIFQFGGDIVASMLPQAATTAIALPISDGIGGVKELTSLAVILNAVIIYALGNKLLKFFHIDNPIARGLALGTSGHTLGVSAATELGETETSMASIAVVLVGVIVVAVVPFLAGALL, from the coding sequence ATGATTGAACATTTAGGCATTAATACACCCTATTTCGGTATCTTGTTATCTGTGATTCCATTCTTGATTGCCACATATTTCTTTAAAAAGACAAACGGTTTCTTTTTACTAGCACCATTGTTTGTCAGCATGGTTGTCGGTATTGTTTTCTTAAAAGCAACTGGCATCAGTTATGCTAATTATAAAATCGGCGGAGACATCATCAATTTCTTCTTAGAACCTGCAACAATTTGTTTTGCGATTCCTTTATATAAAAAACGTGATGTACTGAAAAAATACTGGGCAAAAATCTTCGGTGGGATTGCACTCGGTACAGTCGCTGCTTTGTTTGGTATTTATGCAGTAGCTAAAATCTTCCAATTCGGCGGAGATATTGTAGCATCAATGCTGCCTCAAGCAGCTACTACTGCAATTGCATTGCCAATTTCTGATGGAATCGGCGGTGTGAAAGAATTAACTTCTTTAGCCGTTATCTTAAATGCTGTTATCATTTACGCACTCGGCAACAAACTTTTGAAATTCTTCCATATTGATAATCCGATTGCTCGCGGACTTGCCCTTGGTACAAGCGGACATACATTAGGTGTATCAGCTGCAACTGAACTTGGGGAAACTGAAACTTCAATGGCCAGTATAGCCGTTGTATTAGTTGGAGTTATCGTTGTAGCAGTTGTTCCATTCTTAGCAGGTGCATTACTTTAA
- the lrgA gene encoding antiholin-like murein hydrolase modulator LrgA, with product MEKVKSNAKNVGKASKNYSFLHQVLVIGIILLISKIIESFIPIPMPASVIGLVLMFIALSTGIIKLGEVEGVGSALTNNISFLFVPAGISVINSLGILSKSPFLIILLIIISTILLLLCTGFVSQILVKGLPFAHKSPKNITKGHNKVAEEHV from the coding sequence ACGCAAAAAACGTGGGCAAAGCGTCAAAAAACTATTCATTCTTGCACCAAGTATTAGTCATCGGGATTATATTATTAATTTCAAAAATTATCGAAAGCTTTATTCCAATTCCAATGCCGGCATCAGTTATCGGGCTTGTTCTGATGTTTATTGCATTATCAACTGGAATTATTAAACTCGGCGAAGTTGAGGGCGTCGGCAGTGCATTAACAAATAATATCAGTTTCTTGTTCGTACCTGCTGGTATCTCAGTTATTAATTCTCTTGGAATTTTAAGCAAGAGTCCATTCTTGATTATTTTATTAATTATTATTTCTACAATTTTACTCTTATTATGTACAGGATTTGTGTCACAAATTTTGGTCAAAGGCTTACCATTCGCACACAAATCACCTAAAAATATCACTAAAGGTCACAACAAAGTTGCGGAGGAACATGTATGA